A genomic stretch from Longimicrobium sp. includes:
- a CDS encoding DUF3800 domain-containing protein, whose amino-acid sequence MYLFFFDGSGNTGADLTHPTITINYLVGLAIHSDQARPLEDAVTATLEGRFGSACHASGFECKGSDMYRGEGPCAALKPADRIALYQSMVDLLPRFGVQVIWHGIHKPALAARYPKPMHPHKLAFLFFAEDVERFLRAKRKYGLLVSDEEKSVEQQVIEDLPRYKQLGTGFGHQPIDLTRIIDNVHWVKSHNSRLLQLADNCAFLCQRYQRDKNKNTQQALAVKRLWATVEKQVWRGRVWP is encoded by the coding sequence ATGTACCTGTTCTTCTTCGATGGAAGTGGCAACACCGGGGCGGACCTGACGCACCCCACGATCACGATCAACTACCTGGTCGGGCTCGCGATCCACAGCGACCAGGCGCGTCCTCTCGAGGATGCCGTGACCGCCACTCTCGAAGGGCGGTTCGGATCTGCATGCCACGCGTCCGGCTTCGAGTGCAAGGGTAGCGACATGTACCGAGGCGAGGGCCCATGCGCCGCGTTGAAGCCTGCCGATCGAATCGCCCTGTACCAAAGCATGGTCGATCTGCTGCCTCGCTTCGGCGTCCAGGTGATCTGGCATGGCATCCACAAGCCCGCGCTGGCGGCGCGGTATCCCAAGCCCATGCACCCGCACAAGCTGGCGTTCCTCTTCTTCGCGGAAGACGTGGAGCGCTTCCTTCGCGCCAAGCGCAAGTACGGGCTGTTGGTCTCGGACGAGGAGAAGTCGGTGGAACAGCAGGTGATCGAGGACCTGCCGAGATACAAGCAACTGGGTACCGGCTTCGGACATCAGCCCATCGACCTCACCCGGATCATCGACAACGTTCACTGGGTGAAATCCCACAACAGCCGCCTGCTCCAACTGGCGGACAACTGCGCGTTCCTTTGCCAGCGATACCAGCGGGACAAGAACAAGAATACCCAGCAGGCGCTCGCAGTGAAGCGCCTCTGGGCTACGGTGGAGAAGCAGGTTTGGAGGGGCCGGGTGTGGCCCTAG
- a CDS encoding TVP38/TMEM64 family protein gives MTAGPEPATPPSPRRRRGGRWKKVVLASVMLGGLAAFFALGGHRYLTLESLKENRATLLAYTQRHFVTMLLLAFAVYVVATALSFPGGILMSFAVGFLFGRWIGTALVVVAASIGATLAFLSARYLFADAVRRRMGPRLKRMARRFEEDGFNYILFTRLVPAFPFWLMNLVPAFTPVKVRTFFAATAIGILPGSFVFVNVGESLSEIESASDLVSGQTLIALGMLGVLSLAPIAWKRRRTRKLKEKNG, from the coding sequence GTGACCGCCGGCCCCGAGCCCGCTACTCCGCCATCGCCGCGCCGCCGGCGCGGGGGGCGGTGGAAGAAGGTGGTCCTGGCGTCGGTGATGCTGGGCGGCCTGGCCGCGTTCTTCGCGCTGGGCGGGCACCGCTACCTGACGCTGGAGTCGCTCAAGGAGAATCGCGCCACCCTGCTGGCGTACACCCAGCGGCACTTCGTCACCATGCTGCTGCTGGCGTTCGCCGTGTACGTGGTGGCGACGGCGCTCAGCTTTCCCGGCGGCATCCTGATGTCGTTCGCCGTCGGCTTCCTGTTCGGCCGGTGGATCGGCACGGCGCTGGTGGTTGTAGCGGCCAGCATCGGCGCCACGCTGGCCTTTCTCTCCGCCCGCTACCTGTTCGCCGACGCGGTGCGGCGCCGGATGGGTCCGCGGCTGAAGCGGATGGCGCGCCGGTTCGAGGAGGATGGATTCAACTACATTCTCTTCACCCGGCTGGTCCCCGCCTTTCCCTTCTGGCTGATGAACCTGGTGCCCGCGTTCACCCCGGTGAAGGTGCGCACCTTTTTCGCGGCGACGGCGATCGGTATCCTTCCCGGCAGCTTCGTGTTCGTGAACGTGGGCGAGTCGCTGTCGGAGATCGAAAGCGCGAGCGACCTGGTCAGCGGACAGACGCTGATCGCGCTGGGGATGCTCGGTGTGCTGAGCCTGGCGCCCATCGCGTGGAAGCGGCGGCGCACCCGTAAACTCAAGGAAAAGAATGGTTGA
- a CDS encoding DUF1499 domain-containing protein, whose translation MVDLDDASRRRVHPVALAGLMLALLAALLLFLSGPGTRMGFWHFRTAFKMMGWAAYAGGAAALVSIAGLALARGRGRALAAAGLVIGALMLYLPWSWRNEAMKYPGIHDITTDVANPPAFVAIAPLRKDAPNPPEYAGDSIARQQLEAYPDIKPLMLAMPVDSAFTLALETVRDMGWELVDQNRRDGRIEGTATTPFMGFKDDVVVRVSSASGISRVDVRSKSRIGRGDVGANARRIRAYLDKLRQSDPAPVRAE comes from the coding sequence ATGGTTGACCTGGACGACGCCTCCCGCCGCCGCGTGCACCCCGTGGCCCTCGCCGGGCTGATGCTGGCGCTCCTCGCCGCCCTGCTGCTGTTCCTCAGCGGCCCGGGAACGCGGATGGGCTTCTGGCACTTCCGCACGGCGTTCAAGATGATGGGCTGGGCGGCCTACGCCGGCGGCGCGGCGGCGCTGGTCTCCATCGCCGGGCTGGCGCTGGCGCGCGGGCGGGGCCGGGCGCTGGCCGCGGCGGGGCTGGTGATCGGCGCGCTGATGCTGTACCTGCCGTGGAGCTGGCGCAACGAGGCGATGAAGTACCCGGGCATCCACGACATTACCACCGACGTCGCCAACCCGCCCGCGTTCGTGGCCATCGCCCCGCTGCGGAAGGACGCGCCGAACCCCCCCGAGTACGCGGGCGACTCCATCGCGCGGCAGCAGCTCGAGGCGTACCCCGACATCAAGCCGCTGATGCTCGCCATGCCCGTGGACTCGGCGTTCACGCTGGCGCTGGAGACGGTTCGCGACATGGGATGGGAGCTGGTGGATCAGAACCGCCGCGACGGCCGAATCGAGGGCACCGCCACCACGCCGTTCATGGGCTTCAAGGACGACGTGGTGGTGCGCGTCAGCTCCGCCTCGGGCATCTCGCGCGTGGACGTGCGCAGCAAGTCGCGGATCGGCCGCGGCGACGTGGGCGCCAACGCCAGGCGCATCCGCGCGTACCTGGACAAGCTCCGCCAGTCCGATCCCGCGCCGGTGCGGGCGGAGTAG
- the dacB gene encoding D-alanyl-D-alanine carboxypeptidase/D-alanyl-D-alanine endopeptidase, with product MMPIRRSAAVVLALLAAACAPAQPALAPVPAAGSTVVRTPTPKPIAVELDSIFNDTLFANAHWGVLVKSMRTGETVYAHNAGRMFVPASNMKIVTAAAALEALGPEYRYRTRVAAAGPVSGSVLRGDLVVLGSGDPSISEHMMGDVRTVFRAWADSLRTHGVTRVTGNVLGNDDVFDDVPYGRGWAWDDTDAPYSAEVGGLMMNEGFVTVRAEPAGGPTARVTVRPAAQGWVDVSGTVAVGAADSQATFRVIRADQGGGLTVSGSIPADTAFVEESIAIRNNTAFFAAALRHALVEAGIRVDGGAYDADQREGAPGTHTLLFTHTSPPMAEILAAFMKPSQNQIGEVLLKTLGAELRGMGSAGAGIAVVDSLARAWGMPPRLLAQADGSGLSRYNLVAPAFLVALLERESRSPHAQVFAASLPIAGRDGTLASRMRGTPAEGNLRAKTGTLSGVRSLSGYFTTAAGEPMVFSILMNHHTLSSRDVDRVAEAAIMRVIAHGTR from the coding sequence ATGATGCCCATCCGCCGTTCTGCTGCCGTTGTTCTCGCGTTGCTGGCGGCCGCCTGCGCGCCCGCCCAGCCGGCGCTGGCTCCCGTGCCCGCGGCGGGATCGACCGTCGTCCGCACACCCACGCCCAAGCCCATCGCCGTGGAGCTGGACAGCATCTTCAATGACACGCTGTTCGCCAACGCGCACTGGGGCGTGCTGGTGAAGTCCATGCGCACGGGCGAGACGGTGTACGCGCACAACGCGGGGCGGATGTTCGTCCCGGCGTCCAACATGAAGATCGTCACCGCCGCGGCCGCGCTGGAGGCGCTGGGCCCCGAGTACCGCTACCGGACGCGGGTGGCCGCGGCGGGCCCGGTGAGCGGTAGCGTGCTGCGCGGCGACCTGGTGGTGCTGGGCTCGGGGGATCCGAGCATCTCGGAGCACATGATGGGCGACGTGCGGACGGTCTTCCGCGCCTGGGCCGATTCGCTGCGTACGCACGGCGTCACGCGGGTGACGGGAAACGTGCTGGGCAACGACGACGTGTTCGATGACGTGCCGTACGGGCGGGGGTGGGCCTGGGACGACACGGACGCGCCCTACTCGGCCGAGGTCGGCGGCCTGATGATGAACGAGGGATTCGTCACCGTCCGCGCCGAGCCCGCCGGGGGACCCACGGCGCGGGTGACGGTTCGCCCGGCGGCGCAGGGATGGGTAGACGTGAGCGGGACGGTGGCGGTCGGGGCGGCGGACTCGCAGGCCACCTTCCGCGTGATCCGCGCCGACCAGGGCGGCGGGCTGACGGTGTCGGGCTCCATCCCCGCGGATACGGCGTTCGTGGAGGAATCCATCGCCATCCGCAACAACACGGCGTTCTTCGCGGCGGCGCTGCGGCACGCGCTGGTAGAGGCGGGCATCCGCGTGGACGGCGGCGCATACGACGCGGACCAGCGGGAGGGGGCACCTGGAACGCACACCCTGCTCTTCACCCACACCTCCCCGCCGATGGCGGAGATCCTGGCGGCGTTCATGAAGCCCAGCCAGAACCAGATCGGCGAGGTGTTGCTGAAGACGCTGGGCGCGGAGCTGCGGGGGATGGGATCGGCAGGCGCGGGGATCGCCGTCGTGGACAGCCTGGCGCGTGCGTGGGGAATGCCGCCGCGTCTGCTGGCGCAGGCGGACGGCTCGGGGCTGTCGCGCTACAACCTGGTCGCGCCCGCGTTCCTGGTGGCGCTGCTGGAGCGCGAGTCGCGCAGCCCGCACGCGCAGGTGTTCGCGGCCTCGCTCCCCATCGCCGGGCGCGACGGCACGCTGGCCAGCCGCATGCGCGGCACTCCGGCGGAGGGGAACCTGCGTGCCAAGACGGGCACCCTGTCCGGCGTTCGCTCACTCTCCGGCTACTTCACCACCGCCGCCGGCGAGCCGATGGTGTTCTCCATCCTGATGAACCACCACACCCTCAGCTCCCGCGACGTGGACCGCGTGGCCGAAGCGGCGATCATGAGGGTGATCGCGCACGGAACGCGGTAG
- a CDS encoding GNAT family protein, with translation MKLEPVVLQGRHVRLVPMTLDHVPALWEASDPELWRLTTSQVHAEDDMRRYVQAALDGQARGTALPFVTLDAAGERVIGSTRYGSIEAAHRRVEIGWTWISSPWQRTAVNTEAKYLMLRHAFETLGCIRVELKTDVLNERSRRAILRIGAREEGILRKHAITEAGRIRDTVYFGIVDDEWPSVKARLEAML, from the coding sequence GTGAAACTGGAGCCCGTGGTGCTGCAGGGCCGGCACGTCCGCCTGGTGCCGATGACGCTGGATCACGTTCCTGCCCTGTGGGAGGCGAGCGACCCTGAACTGTGGCGGCTCACGACGTCGCAGGTGCACGCGGAAGACGACATGCGCCGCTACGTGCAGGCGGCGCTCGACGGGCAGGCGCGGGGGACGGCGCTGCCGTTCGTCACCCTGGACGCGGCGGGCGAGCGGGTGATCGGCAGCACGCGCTATGGCAGCATCGAGGCGGCGCACCGGCGCGTGGAGATCGGTTGGACGTGGATATCCTCGCCCTGGCAGCGCACGGCGGTGAACACCGAGGCCAAGTACCTGATGCTGCGCCACGCGTTCGAGACGCTGGGCTGCATTCGCGTGGAGCTGAAGACCGACGTGCTGAACGAGCGGTCGCGCCGCGCCATCCTGCGCATCGGCGCGCGTGAGGAGGGGATCTTGCGGAAACACGCCATCACCGAGGCCGGCCGCATCCGCGACACGGTCTACTTTGGCATCGTGGACGATGAGTGGCCGTCGGTGAAGGCGCGCCTGGAAGCCATGCTCTGA